A part of Candidatus Hydrogenedentota bacterium genomic DNA contains:
- a CDS encoding P-loop NTPase → MSAFPQQNRPRVIAVASGKGGTGKTTVSLNLARTAGAGVRLLDCDVEEPNAHLFLKAELLAEETAGIPVPRVDPALCDGCGECARFCAYNALACFGGPPLVFQDMCHGCGGCMKVCPRGAITEKDHRIGVVETLRAGDITLVQGRLDVGRAMAPPLIHAVKRHAAGGGLVILDAPPGTSCPVIATLRDADVVVLVTEPTPFGLNDLALAVDTVRTLDRPFGVVVNRMGSGDTRVHDYCARENVPVYAEIPDDRRIAEAYSRGELIVDALPEYRPLFAALLETALARAEGAA, encoded by the coding sequence GTGAGCGCCTTTCCGCAACAGAACAGACCCCGCGTCATCGCGGTCGCGTCGGGAAAGGGCGGCACCGGCAAAACGACGGTGTCGCTCAACCTGGCGCGGACCGCGGGCGCGGGGGTTCGGCTGCTCGACTGCGATGTGGAGGAGCCAAACGCCCACCTCTTCCTCAAGGCGGAGCTGCTGGCGGAGGAGACGGCGGGCATTCCGGTGCCCCGGGTGGACCCCGCCCTGTGCGACGGCTGCGGCGAGTGCGCGCGGTTTTGCGCCTACAACGCCCTGGCCTGCTTTGGCGGGCCGCCCCTGGTCTTTCAGGACATGTGCCACGGCTGCGGCGGGTGCATGAAGGTCTGCCCCCGCGGCGCCATCACCGAGAAGGACCACCGCATCGGCGTGGTGGAGACCCTGCGCGCCGGGGACATCACCCTCGTGCAGGGGCGCCTCGACGTGGGGCGCGCCATGGCCCCGCCGCTCATCCACGCCGTCAAGCGCCACGCCGCGGGCGGCGGACTGGTGATCCTGGACGCGCCGCCGGGCACCTCGTGCCCCGTCATCGCGACGCTCCGCGACGCGGACGTCGTGGTGCTGGTGACGGAGCCCACGCCCTTCGGCCTGAACGACCTGGCCCTCGCCGTGGACACGGTCCGCACGCTGGACCGCCCCTTCGGTGTCGTGGTCAACCGCATGGGATCGGGCGACACCCGGGTGCACGACTACTGCGCGCGGGAGAACGTGCCCGTATATGCGGAGATCCCCGACGACCGGCGGATCGCCGAGGCCTACTCCCGCGGCGAACTCATCGTGGACGCCCTGCCGGAGTACCGCCCCCTCTTTGCGGCCCTGCTCGAAACCGCCCTCGCGCGCGCGGAGGGCGCCGCATGA
- a CDS encoding dinitrogenase iron-molybdenum cofactor biosynthesis protein has product MKVAFTTSGDDLSAPLEQRFGRAPKFLVYDLDSGAFEVADNVQNLNAAQGAGIQSAQAVAKLGAGALVSGHCGPKAFRVLSAAGVKIYPCAAATVGEALEQYVAGALAEADAPDVEGHWV; this is encoded by the coding sequence ATGAAGGTCGCCTTCACCACCAGCGGCGACGACCTCTCCGCGCCCCTGGAGCAGCGCTTCGGACGCGCGCCGAAGTTCCTGGTCTACGACCTGGACAGCGGCGCCTTCGAGGTGGCCGACAACGTGCAAAACCTGAACGCGGCGCAGGGCGCGGGCATCCAGTCCGCGCAGGCCGTGGCGAAGCTGGGGGCGGGCGCGCTGGTCTCCGGCCACTGCGGCCCCAAGGCCTTCCGCGTGCTGTCGGCGGCGGGGGTGAAGATTTACCCCTGCGCCGCCGCGACGGTGGGCGAGGCCCTGGAGCAGTACGTCGCGGGCGCGCTGGCCGAGGCCGACGCGCCGGACGTCGAGGGGCACTGGGTGTGA
- a CDS encoding DUF5320 domain-containing protein → MPRGDRTGPLGMGPKTGRAAGRCAGNDRPGFMNPAGGGRGFGRGAGCGGGRRRGRRNMFLATGLPGWQRFGAAPAAAPETETQLLRGQVSALQAGLETVLRRLEALAGKEGGE, encoded by the coding sequence ATGCCAAGAGGCGACAGGACGGGCCCCCTCGGAATGGGTCCCAAGACCGGACGCGCGGCCGGACGCTGCGCGGGGAACGACCGCCCCGGGTTCATGAACCCGGCGGGCGGCGGCAGGGGCTTTGGCCGGGGCGCGGGCTGCGGCGGTGGCCGCAGACGCGGCCGGCGCAACATGTTTCTCGCCACGGGGCTCCCGGGATGGCAGCGCTTCGGCGCGGCGCCGGCGGCGGCCCCGGAAACGGAGACGCAGCTGCTGCGCGGACAGGTGAGCGCCCTCCAGGCCGGGCTGGAGACGGTGCTGCGGCGGCTGGAGGCGCTGGCGGGGAAGGAGGGTGGGGAATGA